A genomic region of Anaerobacillus alkaliphilus contains the following coding sequences:
- a CDS encoding hemolysin family protein, with translation MDSIPYDSILILGALLLLSGYFSASETAITSVNKVRLRNQAEGNNVKAKRSLKMAENFDQSLSTILIGNNVVNIAMATIATKIATDLFGNNGSTLFVTTLVITILVLIFGEILPKSLAKQFAEKYLLAISSSLGIVMRVFYPITWLFVKLRVGVSKILGSTNDEPTVTDEDVKALVEIGEEEGTFLTQEKELLHNAIEFDDIVVKDILTPRPDVIAVSADLTIDQIKDIFIQEKYSRMPVYEGTIDNVIGIISHREFFERYVEEQGRFDLSVILRKPYFVISSVKISNLLKELQKNKVHLAVVLDEYGGTSGIISIEDILEEIVGEIWDEHDENEIFYETMSDGKIRLNGRTPIETFCEVLNISEIETSANTLSGWVSENLGYLPKKGETMFFGNLQIYIEDVRNRRIQKLTVEIQESSVDQENYQNAI, from the coding sequence TTGGACAGTATACCCTATGATTCGATACTCATATTAGGGGCACTATTATTATTATCAGGTTATTTTTCAGCATCAGAAACGGCGATTACAAGTGTGAATAAGGTGAGATTGCGAAATCAAGCCGAAGGTAATAACGTAAAAGCCAAACGTTCGCTAAAAATGGCAGAAAATTTCGACCAAAGCCTATCTACAATATTAATAGGGAACAATGTTGTTAATATTGCAATGGCAACAATTGCAACTAAGATTGCTACTGATCTATTTGGAAATAACGGTAGTACACTATTCGTTACAACTTTAGTGATTACAATCCTAGTTCTAATTTTTGGAGAAATTCTCCCAAAATCTTTAGCAAAACAATTTGCGGAAAAATATTTACTGGCAATATCCTCTTCTTTAGGTATCGTCATGAGAGTCTTTTACCCTATTACTTGGCTTTTTGTAAAATTAAGAGTCGGTGTTTCAAAAATCCTTGGGTCAACGAATGATGAACCAACTGTTACTGATGAGGACGTAAAAGCACTAGTTGAAATAGGTGAAGAGGAAGGGACTTTTCTCACTCAAGAAAAAGAATTACTTCATAACGCAATTGAATTCGATGATATTGTTGTGAAAGACATTTTAACACCAAGACCTGATGTTATTGCTGTGTCTGCTGATTTAACAATAGATCAAATTAAAGATATATTTATCCAAGAGAAATACTCACGAATGCCAGTGTATGAAGGCACGATTGACAACGTTATTGGGATAATTTCTCACAGAGAATTCTTTGAACGTTATGTTGAAGAACAAGGAAGGTTTGATTTATCTGTCATTCTAAGAAAGCCTTATTTTGTCATCTCATCTGTGAAAATATCAAATTTACTCAAAGAATTGCAAAAGAACAAGGTACACCTTGCTGTAGTTTTAGATGAGTATGGCGGTACTTCTGGGATCATTTCAATTGAAGACATTTTAGAAGAAATTGTCGGTGAAATTTGGGATGAACATGATGAAAATGAAATTTTTTACGAAACGATGAGTGATGGGAAAATACGCTTAAACGGAAGAACACCAATTGAAACTTTCTGTGAAGTGTTAAATATTTCTGAAATTGAAACTTCAGCGAACACCTTAAGTGGTTGGGTTTCTGAAAACTTAGGTTACTTGCCTAAAAAAGGAGAAACCATGTTTTTTGGAAACTTACAAATCTACATTGAAGATGTTCGAAATCGTAGAATACAGAAGTTAACTGTAGAAATCCAGGAAAGTAGTGTGGATCAAGAAAATTACCAAAACGCGATCTAA